The DNA sequence GACGAGCGACAGCATTCTCACGAATAAGCTGATTCAAATCAAAATTGAATTCTGATTCTTCAAAAATGCTCGGGATAAACATATTTTTGATATTCGTCTTATCATATTTCCCCAATCCCAACGCTCTCAGAGATTGCCCTTGATTAAACTCAGCATCTTTTCCTGGGTGAATAGAGATAGATTTCACATCTGTATCACGGCGAGAATCCTCACGGTACAATTCAACAGTCATGCCGTCAAATGCCGTTGTGGCCTTCAGGTGAAAACGCGCATTGAAATCAGAAGATCCTGTATGGAACGTAATTCCTTTGTTCAAATTAAAATCGATACCACTCAATTCAACATTGGAATCTGGGCCGCTCTCACATGAGGTCATTCCAAATACTGCCGAAAAAGCCAAAAATAGTAGGAGTAAATTTTTCATTCTTTAAGTAATGGTTAGTTTACCCTCATAAAAACAACATTAATGCCAATAATTGTTCATTTAATTCATACTCATGAAAATACAATTCACCTCTTTCTAAAAAAATACAAAAATAAAGCGCTGATGTTCAACCTATTGAGACCACACCACTTGACGGTTTTTCATTTCAAAATCTGTAACACAAACCCCCGAAAGGTCAATCATCAGCGGAGGGTTGGTGAATATTTCAACTTCATATCACATTTTTTGATGGGCAAAATTGTTCATTTCACCGAGCACCCCACTACTGATGAGGCGTCTTATTGACTCATCAGCTGCGCCTCAAGTTCTTTAATTTGTCGCTCGCTGGCTTCTTGTGTTGCCTGCAATTCTTCGAGGTTCTGTCTCAATTCTTCTTCTCGCTGTAAGAGTTCCTGAGCTTGTTGCTGACTGACAGAAAATAATTTCTCGGTCTGCTCACCCATCTGCACTGCATTAATCCTCATGGCCATCATCTCCACCATACGCTCCAGCAAGTTGATCTGTAACGCACTCAATGGCTCGAAAAATCCAAGCTCCAAAACCCCCACAACAATTTCCTCATAGCGAATCGGATAAAGGTACAGCGCACCGGTCTTTACGCTTCCCAAGCCGGAAGAAATCGTCTGAAAATAATCCTCAGGGAGGTCTAAAAATGTTTTGGCTTCGGCATCCACAAAAGTAGCACCTACCACCCCCTCACCTACTGATAGCGTACGTCCCGACTTTTCCGCCCCATAGGTTCCTGCGGCATAAAGTTGCTCCTGGTCCATTGCTTTCAGGTAAATCACCCCAAGCGGACAAGAAAGGCTTTCTGCCAATCGTCGAAGGATTCCCTGACATAGTTTATCAACCGCATTTCTGTTGCTATTCAATACCTTCGACAGCGCACTCAGCTCCCCCTCAATCCATCTTTCATCGGCTTCAGCAGCATATTTCTCTTCCAGCATTCGTTTTTGTTCAGCTACATCCGCTACAGCTTTGGCAACTTTACGCTCCAGCAAAATTTTCGCTTGCCTTTCTCTTTTTATCCTGTACCTGAAGCCTAAAACTACTGCGGTGATCATGAATAGAAGCACCGACAAGCGAAACCATACCGCATTATAAAATAATGGCCTAACCTTAATGCCCAACTGACGCTCGCGGCCCCATAACCCATCTGAATTTGCCGCTTTTAGTCGAAAAACGTACTCCCCTGCCGCTAAATTACTGTAGGTTACACTCGATTGCCCTTTTTTAGCCACCCGCCAATCTTCATCGAAACCTTCGAGCATGAAATCCACCCGGCTTCTTTCAGGAGATAACGTTTGCAAGGCTGTAAAACTGATTTCAAGTAAATTCTGTGATTCTTTGATGTTAAGATCGCTCAGGTAAAATGGATCGACCGTGGCGATTTGGGTCCCTCCTGAAATAGGCTGACCCGCCCGCAGCGGCGCCCCCATAATGCTAATATCATTAATCACTGCCACTGCCCCGAGGGTATTTTTCTGAATGTCTTTCGGGTTAAAAACCGTCATTCCTTCAGTACCACTAAAAATCATTGTGCCGTCCTTTCGCTGATAATGTCCTCCCCAGAAATACTCATCGCCCTGAGTACCATCCTGCTTGCCAAAAATCAGCATTTCTTGATTGTCTTGCTGATAAGACACCAAACCTTCTGTTGTAGAAAACCACAAACGCTGCTGAGCATCTTCATGCACACCAAGCACCAAATTTGATGGTGCGCCCTGCGATTCATTCAGCTGCCAAATTACTTTGCCCTGAGGAGTCATCTCAAAAATTCCCGCACCAAAGGTCGCCACCACCAAGTTGGATCGGCTGTTTTTTGTCATGGCCGTGATTCTGTTATCAGGAATATCAGTGGGGTCTGAATCATCTATTGACTTATAATTTACCGCCTTTTCCAACAGGCCATCATCCCCAATATGTACGCAACTGATACCGTCCCAAGTCCCCAGCCAAGCGCGTTTGTTTTCAAAAATTATTGTGGCAGCTTGCACACGATTATCCGCAATTCTGATGTCGCCCGTTTCAGAGGTGTAATTGATAAAGGAAAAATCCTGTGGATTGAAAAGTGACAAACCGCCACTGGTCGCCAGCCACAAATAACCATTAGGCCCATAACATACATCCTGTACTTCATCATGAGGTATCGCACTGTTGTGGGTGGTGTAATGCGCAATCAGTCGCCCTTTATCCAAATCATAAAGCCCAAGACCTTCACCAAAAAGTGCCAGCCAAACCTTGTTATCCTCGGCAGGTAATACCTTATAAACCGAACTTGGCACATGACTAAAATGTGTATCAGCATACGTCTTCGAGGCAAAACGGGTAAAACCCATATGCCCTACATATCCAAACCAAAGGTTTCCATCCTCATCTTCAGCATACCCACGCACAATGTTATGCTTCAGCACGCCACCCTTGGCACGGAAAGAACGGAAATCCCTGCCCTTAGCCCATTTATTTATGCCACCATAACGTGTACCGATCCACATGGCGCCCAGCTCGTCTTTAAAAAAAGATACAATGTCATCATCCGACAAATCATAAATCCCCTCGCCTTTGCTGATTTGTTCCATAGAACCATCTGCTTTTTCAATGAACACCCCGAGCTCGCTACCAATCCATAATTCGCCATCAAAAATTGCTAAACTGGAAATTTGATTCATCGAACCGCGGGTTGGAAGTTGCAGGGCTTTAAAAGAAGAGGACGCCCTATCAAGCATAAAAACACGATCCCCAGAATTGGCGTAGAGCCGCCCTTCCTCAGCGTGGTAGGCCAGTGCCCACACAGGCTTCCCCTGCACCCCCATCAGGCTCACTACCGAAGAAGGAATGTGGTAACGGTAAACACCCTGTGAGGTCGCCAGCAATAACACCTCATCGGACTGTGGAATAATTTCATAAATCAACAGGTCTTCTGTGCCTGCTATAAGTCGGGCTTGCTTTTCCTTCTTCTGAAACAGATAAAGTCCCTCTTCTGAACCAACGAGCACGCTTTGCCCATCGAGCACCCTAACATCTGTCAGTACAATTTTACCAAGAGTATAATGTGATAGGGTATCTTGTTCAAAAGATAAATAAGAAAGGAACCCCCGATTCGTAGTCAGCCAAATACCCTGATCCTGATCTACCGCCAAGCCATTTATATAATTATCCATGAGGCCCTGTTGTGGGTCCTCGCCAGTACGGTAAGTTTGAAACTGACGGCCATCGAAGCGGCTTAGGCCATTTTGGGTACCCAGCCATAAATAGCCCCTCGAATCTTTGGTAATTGCATTAACAGTATTGTGCGCTAAGCCCTCTACAGTACTGTAATGATTGAATATTCGTTTATTTGAATAGGCTGAAAAAATAGCCGAAAAAATAAGGGTCAGCACCATCGCTATTCGACCCAAAAAAGTAATTTTACGCATACGCATATAGGGTTGATGAAATAAGGATGAAATTATGATAATTATAAATCATTAAAAAGAAACCCCCTAATCATTAACAACTATCAATTCCGCAAACGATTTCGGTACCCCAAATAAAAAAAGGCGATTGACTTTACATCAACCGCCTTCCATATACCGCAATCTTATTTTTACATTTTCCCGATCAGCTTATATTCTATTTTCGCCACATTGTTTCCTGGAGAAAAAGTTAAGGCTGTGAACTGAACAACAGAAAAGTTGTTGTCATCCTTTTTAACAATTAAATATACAGGCTTAAAATTACTATCGGCCTCAACTTTCGTTTCTGAAACCTTACTACCACCATCATAAGCGTTCATTGCCGCATTATATGAATCTTCATTAGCTGCTGTTACCGCATCATAAACGGCCTTATCAACCACGACCATATCCTCGGATTCAAATACCATAAAGTCACCTTCTGAGGTGGTGCTGTTGTTTTTATACTTGATGCCTGCGTCCTCATTTTCATTTTTGCCATCACTTTGCGATGAACCTGTATAAACCAAATCTGCCGTTTCTGCTGCTGCAAAAGTAAACTGTGGAACGGTGAAACTTGCCGTTGTTTTGGTCTCGCCATCCCTATCGGTCAAGGTAAATTCGTAAGTCAGCATGCCGTCACCCGCTCTTGCATCTTCAATATCCTGATTAGACACCGTATATTCCATGGTGTATTTTACAGACTTATTATTGATCTGATCATAAGAATCTCCTGGACGGATTCCTTCGAGATTATCATCGCTGTCAGTATCCAAAATATCTTCATAAGCCTGGGTTATGCCAGGCCCTTTGATGGAGAAAGAACGCAAATTTCGATCGGTAGAGGTCAGGTCCATGGAAATGGAGATCACCTGGCCTGCAGAAACCGCAGCGCCCTCCACGGGATCCTGATTGGTGATCATGATTTTCAGGGTGTCTGATTCAGGTAACATATCATCATCACTTGAACAGGCCACGCCCACAAGCAACAACAATAAAAGCCAGCTTCTTTGTAATAAGAATTTCATAAGTGGTTTTTTTTAGAGATTAAAAGGTGTTTAATCCTTTAAAAAACGCTACTCTGATCCTGCCGTTATTCTGTTCATCATTTAATCGGCACGTAAATCCACAAAAAAAGCACGAGCCTAAGACCCGTGCTTTAAAGTATATTATCAGGATATATTACCTATATCACCCCAAATTTTTCAGTGCTTCTTCCAAAGTTTTGATCTTCATTTCAGCATCTTCTTTCTTTTTCGTTTCTGATGCTACAACAGCCTCAGGCGCATTGTTCACGAAACGCTCATTAGAAAGCTTTTTCATAACAGAATTCAAGAAACCTTTGGTGTATTCCAATTCTTTCGTGATGTTTTCTTTCTCTGCTTCAACATCAATCTGACCTTCCATTGGAATGAAGAATTCGTCATTCTTAATACGGAAAGAGGTCGCATTGGCAGGCGCTTCAGCAACGTAATCGATCACCTCAATATTGGCCAATTTCTGGATCATCCCTTCGAAAGCTTTGTAATCTGCTTCCGCACCTTTGATGCTCAAGTTGAACGTTTCTTTAGGGCTGATACCTTTAGAAGAACGTACGTTACGGATCTGAGAAATCACATCGAAAGCGTTTTGCGTCGCAGCGATCATGGTCTCATCAAATGCACCACCTTTTGGCCATTGTGCAATGATTAGGGCGTCCTCAGCTTTACGATCCGCCATTTGGTGCCATAGCTCTTCGGTCAGGAATGGCATGAATGGGTGAAGGATTTTCACTACCTCTTCAAAGATTTCGATCGTTGCATTATAAGTCGCACGGTCGATAGGCTCACCGTAAGTAGGCTTGATCAACTCCAAATACCAAGAACAGAAGTCAGACCATACCAATTTGTAAGCCGCCATCAATGCATCCTGGATACGGAATTTCTCGAAGTGATCTTCGATCTCCGCCAATACCTGATTCATACGGCCACGGAACCAATTGATGGTTGCTGAATGATCTGCAGTGATCTCATCAGAAACCTCCAAACCTTTCACCAATCGGAAAGCATTCCAGATTTTGTTGGCGAAGTTACGTCCCTGCTCTACAAGCTTGATATCAAACAGCAAATCATTTCCTGCTGAAGCGGAAAACAAAATTCCTGAACGAACACCATCAGCACCATACTGCGCGATCAGGTCCAAAGGATCTGGAGAGTTACCCAAAGATTTGGACATCTTGCGGCGTTTCTCATCACGGACGATGCCCGTCAGGTAAACATTTTTGAAAGGAATCTCACCCTTGAATTCTGTACCCGCCATGATCATACGTGCTACCCAGAAGAACAAAATGTCTGGACCCGTCACCAAGTCATTGGTTGGATAATAATATTTGATGTCCTCGTTTTCAGGATTTTTGAAACCGTCGAAAACAGAGATTGGCCACAACCAAGAGCTGAACCAGGTATCCAATACATCTTCGTCTTGCGTCAAGTCCGCAGCCGTCAATGCAGGATTGATCTCCTGTGCTTTCACCAAAGCTTCCTCAGCGGTTTCCGCTACCACCACTTTACCGTCTGGCAAGTAGTAAGCAGGAATTTGCTGACCCCACCAAAGCTGACGAGAGATACACCAATCGTGTACATTCTCCATCCAGTGACGGTAAGTATTTTTAAATTTCGGTGGGTGCAACTGAATATCATCAGACATTACGGCATCCAAAGCTGGCTTCGCCAAATCTTGCATTTTCAGGAACCACTGCGTAGAGATTCTTGGCTCGATCACGGCATCCGTACGCTCAGAGAAACCTACCTTGTTGGTGTAGTCTTCCTCTTTCACCAACTGACCCATAGCATCCAACTCTTTGGCGATTTTCTTACGAACAACAAAGCGATCTTCACCTACGAAGAATTGTGCTGATTCGCTCATCGAACCGTCTTCACTGATCACATCGATGGTCTCCAAATTGTGCTTCATGCCCAATTCGTAGTCATTCACATCGTGTGCAGGTGTTACTTTCAAACAACCTGTACCGAATTCTACATCCACGTACTCATCCTCGATGATCGGAATAGAACGGTTCACCATCGGAACGATCACACGCTTGCCTTTCAAGTGCTGGAAGCGCTCATCCGTTGGGTTGATACAGATCGCAGAGTCACCCAAAATAGTCTCAGGACGAGTCGTCGCGATTGTAACGAATTCATTCTCCATGCCTTCAACGGCATACTTCACATAGTACAATTTCGATTGTACTTCACGGTGAATTACCTCGTCATCAGACAAAGCAGTCTTACCGACTGGATCCCAGTTTACCATGCGGATCCCGCGGTAGATCATGCCCTTGTTGTACAAGTTCACGAACACTTCGATCACGGCAGCAGAAAGGTCTTCTTCCATCGTGAAACGTGTACGGTCCCAGTCACATGAAGCACCCAATTTCTCCAACTGCTTCAGGATGATTCCGCCATATTTTTCTTTCCACTCAAAAGCATGCTCCAAGAACTGCTCACGAGTAATGTCTGACTTTTTGATGCCCTGCTCCGCCAAAAGCTTCACTACTTTGGCCTCAGTAGCAATCGATGCGTGGTCGGTACCAGGTACCCAACAAGCATTTTTGCCTTCCATACGCTTCTTACGGATCAATACATCCTGAATCGTATTGTTAAGCATGTGCCCCATGTGCAACACCCCCGTTACGTTCGGTGGTGGGATCACGATAGAATACGGCTCTTTTTCTGGATCAGGCTTGGAGGCAAAGAACTTGTTCTCCATCCAATACTGATACCACTTATCCTCTACTTCTGAAGGATTATATTTTGTTGATAAAGTCATGGTAAACTGTTTTTTATCTTCGGTCGAAAATAATATTTTTCGCAGTCTGCAAATTTAGGAAAATTTTGGAGATGCTGCGGTCTTTTTGATCATGATTTTTTATCCGAGATCGGAGGGGTGCTTGGTTTTTAGACCATGATTTACATGATTAAAAGGATTAGCATGATTTTCTTTTTGCCTTGATTATTGTTATTGAGAATAATCATCACTGTAATTCAAAAAAAATCCTTTTAATCTCACTAATCTGTGGACAATAAAAAATAATACGGTATTTATAGGCCAAACCATTACCGTTTTGAATTCAGCACCTTAATCAAAATGACCGACGCAACAACAAGGCAGAAGGGAATTACGATCAGCATCATCGGTAAACCATAGCCCAATGGATCAGCAATATAAATATCGCCCAAAACAGCAAATAACATCATGAACACATACACCACACGAACCCATAACCATTCAGGCGTTTGTCGGTTCTGAAAAAACAAACCTGGAAGCACCGCAATACTTCCAATCAAAATTGCCTGCGCCATTTCAATGGTTTTATCATCGCCCGTAGCGGCCATCCCATTCACATATAAATACCTGAAAAAGAACAAAATCCCGACAAGAAACCCCAATAAACCTACCCACTTTGCCAACTTCGATTTTTCCATTATTCCTAAAATTATAATTCACAAAAAAGCACAACATGGTGGTTGTGCGACGAAGGGGCAAGTTATTATTTTTTAGCGGAAGTTTTATTTTTTCACCCACAGATGACACAGATTTGCACAGATTGATTTTGGGGAAAAGGT is a window from the Persicobacter psychrovividus genome containing:
- a CDS encoding ligand-binding sensor domain-containing protein; its protein translation is MRKITFLGRIAMVLTLIFSAIFSAYSNKRIFNHYSTVEGLAHNTVNAITKDSRGYLWLGTQNGLSRFDGRQFQTYRTGEDPQQGLMDNYINGLAVDQDQGIWLTTNRGFLSYLSFEQDTLSHYTLGKIVLTDVRVLDGQSVLVGSEEGLYLFQKKEKQARLIAGTEDLLIYEIIPQSDEVLLLATSQGVYRYHIPSSVVSLMGVQGKPVWALAYHAEEGRLYANSGDRVFMLDRASSSFKALQLPTRGSMNQISSLAIFDGELWIGSELGVFIEKADGSMEQISKGEGIYDLSDDDIVSFFKDELGAMWIGTRYGGINKWAKGRDFRSFRAKGGVLKHNIVRGYAEDEDGNLWFGYVGHMGFTRFASKTYADTHFSHVPSSVYKVLPAEDNKVWLALFGEGLGLYDLDKGRLIAHYTTHNSAIPHDEVQDVCYGPNGYLWLATSGGLSLFNPQDFSFINYTSETGDIRIADNRVQAATIIFENKRAWLGTWDGISCVHIGDDGLLEKAVNYKSIDDSDPTDIPDNRITAMTKNSRSNLVVATFGAGIFEMTPQGKVIWQLNESQGAPSNLVLGVHEDAQQRLWFSTTEGLVSYQQDNQEMLIFGKQDGTQGDEYFWGGHYQRKDGTMIFSGTEGMTVFNPKDIQKNTLGAVAVINDISIMGAPLRAGQPISGGTQIATVDPFYLSDLNIKESQNLLEISFTALQTLSPERSRVDFMLEGFDEDWRVAKKGQSSVTYSNLAAGEYVFRLKAANSDGLWGRERQLGIKVRPLFYNAVWFRLSVLLFMITAVVLGFRYRIKRERQAKILLERKVAKAVADVAEQKRMLEEKYAAEADERWIEGELSALSKVLNSNRNAVDKLCQGILRRLAESLSCPLGVIYLKAMDQEQLYAAGTYGAEKSGRTLSVGEGVVGATFVDAEAKTFLDLPEDYFQTISSGLGSVKTGALYLYPIRYEEIVVGVLELGFFEPLSALQINLLERMVEMMAMRINAVQMGEQTEKLFSVSQQQAQELLQREEELRQNLEELQATQEASERQIKELEAQLMSQ
- a CDS encoding valine--tRNA ligase, producing MTLSTKYNPSEVEDKWYQYWMENKFFASKPDPEKEPYSIVIPPPNVTGVLHMGHMLNNTIQDVLIRKKRMEGKNACWVPGTDHASIATEAKVVKLLAEQGIKKSDITREQFLEHAFEWKEKYGGIILKQLEKLGASCDWDRTRFTMEEDLSAAVIEVFVNLYNKGMIYRGIRMVNWDPVGKTALSDDEVIHREVQSKLYYVKYAVEGMENEFVTIATTRPETILGDSAICINPTDERFQHLKGKRVIVPMVNRSIPIIEDEYVDVEFGTGCLKVTPAHDVNDYELGMKHNLETIDVISEDGSMSESAQFFVGEDRFVVRKKIAKELDAMGQLVKEEDYTNKVGFSERTDAVIEPRISTQWFLKMQDLAKPALDAVMSDDIQLHPPKFKNTYRHWMENVHDWCISRQLWWGQQIPAYYLPDGKVVVAETAEEALVKAQEINPALTAADLTQDEDVLDTWFSSWLWPISVFDGFKNPENEDIKYYYPTNDLVTGPDILFFWVARMIMAGTEFKGEIPFKNVYLTGIVRDEKRRKMSKSLGNSPDPLDLIAQYGADGVRSGILFSASAGNDLLFDIKLVEQGRNFANKIWNAFRLVKGLEVSDEITADHSATINWFRGRMNQVLAEIEDHFEKFRIQDALMAAYKLVWSDFCSWYLELIKPTYGEPIDRATYNATIEIFEEVVKILHPFMPFLTEELWHQMADRKAEDALIIAQWPKGGAFDETMIAATQNAFDVISQIRNVRSSKGISPKETFNLSIKGAEADYKAFEGMIQKLANIEVIDYVAEAPANATSFRIKNDEFFIPMEGQIDVEAEKENITKELEYTKGFLNSVMKKLSNERFVNNAPEAVVASETKKKEDAEMKIKTLEEALKNLG